atgtatgtttatttttattcctaGTTGCCCTCCTGCGGACAAGATGGAAGTCGGTCAGAGACAGTTACAAAAAGGAGATTGAAAAGCAATACCATGAATCCAAAAGTGGGTCTGGAAGTTCGCAGCGAACAAAATATAAATATTGTGGCATATTAGAATTTCTAAGAAAACATCATGAACCGGCTGAGTAAGTATGGCGTAAATGTTAACCTATTGCAATGTTTGTCAACTTCGCCAATAGAACAGTGAAGGAAGGAGTAGGCCCACAATGCAATTCAGTAGTGTGGAACGAATAATCTGCCATCACTCTACCAAATATATTGGGGGACGTAGCTTAATGTAAGGATGGCATAGGTCCAGTTTAAAATGATTACATGACAGGAATGTGGACTGTTCGTTACCCAACataacagttgcctgacagtgctggttatatgtttggctgcagtagtgtctgcatcacacatctGTAACACACATCTACCAAAATCAGTGCTAGTTTACTCAGGCCAGTTTTGCTctatgcttgctcaggggctgtgcctaaaagctatgtacacaaataatgggaaaaatagacaggctactgctattgttttgcaatgaaaGATGCATCGCATTGTGCCCATATATTTGCTGTGACATCCATGGTCACTATTCCATGAACTAAAGTTGTGCTTTCCCCTTTCCAAAGGACTGAAGATAGCCTACCACCAGATCCTGAGGAGGACGATGTAGAGGTGCCACCTACCACCACCAGTGATGTGGAAGTTGAAGAAGACACTACACAGGATGTTGACACTGCTACAGTGGAAGACAGTGACTCTACTAccccagatcacacaccacacagcccagcgagtagtcggacacgcacaactgtcaggtctagtagaggtgtgagggtagctacacaaggcaggagaataggaagaggtatgagcagggctgaatacgaccAGAAGCTGATTAGTTCAATAGAAAAGGCTGTTGATCatatggagaagcgagaggatGAAATGAAACAACTTAAAGAGCCATGCACACAGTATCTTTTAAGTTTGGTGCCACTATTACAAAAAGTGCCTCCTGATAAGCAATGGGCAGCCAGACATGCCATCTCTGAGACCCTGGGGAGATTCTTACTACCTGAGACCCGTGCAGatgacaatgtgcacaactacttGCAGCAACCACACCTGCCTGCTTCCAGCCAACAATATAATGCACACCCACAACTCTCTTACCATATGCAACGCATTTATGACCCACCCCACTACCCACCAATGCATATGCATAACATGCCATATGGTCAACAGCCTCATTACTCTATGCCTCCACCTCAGCGCCCTGATCAAGGTATGCGATTTCAAACATCATCTATGCACAGTGACTCTACAGTGTACACTGATTTAACATCGCACAGCCAGCCTCATACAAATGCTGAATCAGGTACACATGCTTACAATCAGGGCCCTGGTAGTATGTGTGATTTGCTATCACAACATGACTAGTTTTttgtagttttacattttattttattgttcaaTGCTCAGATTTGGATCTTAGTTTACATTACCTCAATGTTATGAGGAGTCGCTCAGTTGGTGTGATTGCTAGGCGAAAGTTAGTGTCTTGTCGGCGAAGGGCATCCTTCAGTTTGGCTAAAAGGCCATCAAAACTAGGAAAAAAGAGCATGCTTATCTTTAGATCTACTGTTGTTTGTTGCAGAAACATTTTTCATTTGTGACATATTACTTTTGCTGCTGAAAGCAAAGTATGGACAACACATGTCCAAAATATTCTTTGCACAGAAGAACAAAACATTAAAACGAAAGATTTTGTTCAAACATTGCTTCATTACTGTGTCCCATATGCTGATTGTTGCCATATACTTAATGAAGTATGCACCAGGAGTATGTAAGGTCATAATATACTCCAAATGTTTTGGGTAAACTATGGATATATAATATAGTAGTTACTCCTATAGAAAAATTAGATGGAGGCCTTAGGCATTGAATACATAACACACCAGGATCAAGTATCACAGTTATTTGGTTAGCTTATGTATACAGCGGATTGATTATTGTGTTGTTTTTCTGTTTACAGTCAAACACAGTTAACTAAGGGCCAAAAAGTGCTTACAATTTCATTCCTCCCCAAAATACTTAGCCCCATGATAAAAATAAGTGACAAGTATTCTTACCTGGACACAGACATGCGGGTGTAGCCAAAAAACTTTTCTGGATGGTGCC
This DNA window, taken from Hyperolius riggenbachi isolate aHypRig1 chromosome 3, aHypRig1.pri, whole genome shotgun sequence, encodes the following:
- the LOC137563829 gene encoding uncharacterized protein, coding for MRMRMRFFQECALPGQSVLPVWQICMRDFRLRRRKMAAKWFTTENLIIKIENSPELYDKSLPGYKDHQRAHEIWSNIAKDFLGEKWNTLSQKGKDSKIALLRTRWKSVRDSYKKEIEKQYHESKSGSGSSQRTKYKYCGILEFLRKHHEPAETEDSLPPDPEEDDVEVPPTTTSDVEVEEDTTQDVDTATVEDSDSTTPDHTPHSPASSRTRTTVRSSRGVRVATQGRRIGRGMSRAEYDQKLISSIEKAVDHMEKREDEMKQLKEPCTQYLLSLVPLLQKVPPDKQWAARHAISETLGRFLLPETRADDNVHNYLQQPHLPASSQQYNAHPQLSYHMQRIYDPPHYPPMHMHNMPYGQQPHYSMPPPQRPDQGMRFQTSSMHSDSTVYTDLTSHSQPHTNAESGTHAYNQGPGSMCDLLSQHD